The genomic region ATTTTTTggcacataaaaatgtaaaaaagaaaaaaaaaggtgtgcatttatatttgCCCCCCCTTGAACTGAACAAACTTGGTAAATAGAGTCAATCTTTGTGTAAATTATTCCCTGGTTTAGTCTACATTCAAGACGCTTTGACCTGTAGAATACTGAATACTTCATTACCATGAAAAGCATCATGCTGAACTTTTCTTCCATAAGCACAGGGAATAATTACCAAACATAGACCTAGAGGAGGCTGAGCACaaatgcaggccacacttttcagacttttatttgtaaacaactctaaaaaccgCACAGCTTTATCTTTTGTCTTGGCAATTATGCGCTACTATGCTTTGATATGTCATAAAATCTGGTCAAAACACTGCTTTTAATGTgatgaaatctgaaaagagtGTGAATATTTACTGACTCAAGCAGTGATCAGTAAACAAAGAGTTTAAATAAGCAGTGTATTTAAACTCTGTTTCCTTCTGGTGCGTTCAGCTACTACAGAGGAGCGGTTGGAGCGTTGCTGGTGTACGACATCAGCAAACATCTGACGTACGAGAGCGCCGAGCGATGGCTGAAGGAGCTGTATGATCACGCAGACCCTCACATGGTGGTTATGCTGGTGGGCAACAAGAAGGACCTGGAGAGCCTCAGGACCGTTCCCACAGAGGAGGCCAAAGATTTTGCAGGTGAACTTAATTGCTTCCTTATGTGCTGAAAGGATTTCCCCTCAAGAATAAACCGATTTTCATCGTGTCGAATGTTTGCCGCACCATTCCAGATAAGAAAGGCCTCATGTTCATGGAGACGTCGGCGTTGGACTCCACAAACGTAGAAGCTGCTTTCAACGAAGTCCTTACAGGTAAGAAGAGACACAGCACCACTCTGGTTTACAGACAAGTTTAAGGTGCCACCCTAAATGCTTGATCTCCCCAGCGATCCATAAGAAGGTGGCCAGCAGAGAGGTGACCCGCGGCTCCATCAGCGCAGTGACCCTGTCCAGTCCGCTGGGGCTGACAAGAGAGGCCCAGGAAGAGCGGAAAGGCTGCTGCAAGAGTTCCTGATGGACTGATATGTGTTGAACCAGCACCATGCTTGACTGAAGTTAAAGCCCTCTGCCTCTCTTTCAGTCCGACGAGCGAGGCAGCGCAGTCTGTCggaaacctttttaaatataaactgtacAGTTTGTAGGTCATTGATTTAGTGCTCAGGCATCGAGTGAATCCGTCTTTTATAGTCATGTTTTATATAGAATATTTCTTCAGAGCAGAAGGTGGGTGGGAAAATTTCTACTTTAGATagctgtgttttttgttctcttcatGGTTTAAGAGATGCTTTGCAAAgtcgtgttttgtttttgtaagcgGGAGAATTTTGACTtggaataaattatttaaatgttcgTGTTTCCATGTTGGAATTATTTACACATTCTCCAGGCTGGATGAGTTAGGGTGCCATACAACAACGATGGTGCTTAAACTAATTAAGATTGCAACTGCTGACTCTTGTGTCACTGGATACCAGTGGactaaaagaaatgtgtttagtttaggcaaaaagtgtggaaaaatgtgaattatttttgtttgaagagCTTTAGTGACGTCTATGTTGGtcaaagaaactcaaaatgtgtCTTAAATGAAAGCCAAGTGGACCCTTTTTAAGATGATACCAAACACTACATTATAGGGCTTTGACAAATATCTAAACCAGACATATTCCAACctcaaaaaacagaatttatctGAAGGCGTTGTTAACTTCATGAACTGATAACTATGACTAACCACTTTGGAAGCGCTATTATGCCAAAATATCATCCAGACAtatatgttttcaaaatttattttagtttcaccACCCTGAGATGGGCCAGATTGTGTAGTGTTGGTCTCTGGCTCATAGATTAAATGTGGTTAATGTGCTAACTGAGGTTCAGCAGCAGGACGACACCTCAACCGCACCTCAGATCATCTGCTAAGCCTACTTACAGCTAGCTTAGCCATCAACACTTTGCCCTGCACCCCACCCTTTCTCATCCATTTATCCTTACCACATCCCTGCTGTTTGTAAATCTCTTGCTGCATCCACCACTTGGAAACGGTGATGAACGCTGCTTAAACTCTTAAATCATAAGGCAGAAAAATTGCACCTGACTTGGAGGTGTCAGTCCAGCTGAGGTGATTCAGGAATCTGATTGGTTCCCTTCTGGGTGCCTCCATGTGGATGTTTTGAGGGCACATCCAGCATTGGCTGGCGGGTATGGAAGAACATCATGGTTTCCTTCCTTAGCCTTCTCACAACCCGATCCTGCTTGGATGGATGTAAGATTCATGTGGCCAATTTAAAGTTATAGTGCATGTCAGTGAATTAGAATATGATCAAAGCTGAAATTTCTAAAAGTtcaatttaagacaaaaaataaaaaaataaaaatcataattcaGTTTTGGAgacaattaaagcaaaaaaaaattgtcatcaATGCGTTGATGCAGATCAAGATTTTAGTAGCTGTAAAATCCTGTTATTGGGTTACAGCTACTAAAATAACTGCAACCCAAATGTCTGTGTGTGACgaatttatattttgaattgaattgctGAAACTTTTACATTGTTTCTAATTAATCGAGATTCGTCTTacactaatttaaataaaattaaaccgTTTTATTTAAAGGCATCACTAACATGACAGAGGCTGCTTAGTATTTGAAAGTGTTGTGTCGCCTTGCAGCCTGCAGGTGGCGGTACCGATATAACTTTTGATTGATGCCagacaagaagaaaatgaaaagctcAACCTTATTTCTTTTCCTCAGTATATCTCATTTAGCTAATTGCTTGCTAAGCTTTGATTAGTGGTCACCTTGTTACGTTTTGGCGTTAGCATCTTTCTGTTTCCTCTAACTTCCTCAAACTTTGTTCGAGATACACAATGTCTTAATGGTCCATTCATATACAGTATGCTTTGATgtattatgtgtgtgtggttattTTATACATCTGCACACTGTGGATGTGACCACGCAGGCTCATATGGCACAACTGAGAGAATATAAATCTGCAGCAGCGGAGTTTAATGGTATTCTGGACAGTCAGAGCCCCTATCTCTGGCTCACAGATGTTCACGTGAAGCTTTGCTGTGGTATCAGTGTGTCTGCATGGACGAGGGAGAATCCTCTGATGGTTTTGTCACAGTGAAATGACCACAAATGcgcagtttttattaattctcTCTAATGAAAATATGATAAGAAGGCTCTGCTGAAGgcagtaaatgtttaattatattctgtgaagaaagatttttttttttatggcctTGGAGAAAAGAGACATCTGGAGTAATAATCCATGCAGGTTGAGAGTGTGGTCATGAAATCTCTAAATCTTTATCTTTGCAAGCCTGGGCGTTGGAGAtgtgttttacaaaagaaagtTTGATTTTCTTAGCACTTCTCAGGTTTCAACAAATTGATCCTGATGTGTGGATGCATTTTTGACTTTGCCTCAAAGCCAATCAACACACAGAGGTTGGGAAGATTCTGTGCCTACGTGTGACAGCTGCTACCTCCATGCTGTTAGACATGTGTACCTTGTAAAAAGTGAATCTTAGACTGGGACTCAAATGTCAGAGATCTGTCACCTCTGACCCCAACGGGGATCTGTTTATCTACCGTTTAAAATTCCTCCGCCTCCCAGCTCTTGGTTTCTCTGGAGGGATTACAGTCTTATCTTTCAAGAATTTGCAGCTGCAGTGCCAGATCTGCAGGGGTTcaattgtgatatttttattttctgggaAATTTGACCCTGTGGAAAAAGGATCTTCTAACAGTGCTGCTTTCTGAATTAGCTGCCCCTGTTGGTTTCACTGAGCTcagtatttgttgtttatttctacTTCCTGTGTTTGTCCTTACAAGAGATTATCTCAAAAGTATTTACAACTATTCTAttatcttcacattttgtcgtattacatccacaaacttcagtgtatatTTCATGctacagaccaacacaaaatatttcagaattgtgaagtggagggaaatgtgtgcatggttttcaaacatttttgcagataataatctgaaaagtgtggcctgtGTTTCTATTCATCCAGATATCTACACCTAGAGATTGAAGTTcttgcacatttcttttgtaaaataactcAACCTGTTCCAGATCAGATGGAGAGCGTCTGTGAAGATCAATTTTGGCTGACATTtggatatgctttgatctaaatcattaGATTGCAGGTTTGACTTTCAGTCTAGGCCTGATGTCCTGCAGGACGATGAACCTCTGCTTGAGACTCAGGTGTCTGTATATTAAGTGACATCTAGAGAAAATTAGTTGCTCTAGATTCTATTTAGGGGTAACAGTAAAAAGGACAGAGCACAACAGCATACTAAACCTTTCTAATTTTTGATTCACAGCATTGTAAAGCAAACAGACACTCCCTAGATTTAGCTATGATTTGACAGATGGCAGCCATATTAAATTTTATGGTcatactttgcaaaaaaaaaaaaaaaggattcaaaaggcatttcaaaagatttttttaaattcagaaccaatcttttttctttcagtgggaagcacatacatttttctttccatataTTATCTATGGGGGTGTTTGGATTATAatatttttacccttttttaTCCCTATTTTTTGTATGTGCACAAGATTTAAACTATGTGTGTGTTATGAAATGTTCATTGCATGACAACCTTAAGAttgaagacaaaaatattaaatgatccAACTGCCTTCATTTTAGACAGAAAACTGAGAACTATGTCTACTACTGCTAACCCTATATATTAAtccttatttatttcaaacatttatacaTTATCATCTGCATTCGGATACacaaaattaagtaaaaatgtaGAATATAGTTCTAAGTAAATCATAGTTATATTAACAAATTAATATGTCAGATGCTAGTAGCTATCATGCAGCCTGTTGCTTAATGTTAATGTTGCTTACAGCTTTCcatcagtcagactggatgaagAGCACTGTAAAACATCGATACAGGTGGGAGAGGGAGGTTGTGTTCTGGTTGTGTTCAAACCAGACGCCGGGCAAGTTTAGTCCAGAGATGTGGCAAACAAACTAATcagatgaaaatgttaaatttttctgTAATTGCTGAGAGGCCAGGCAGCTGCGACTGTGAATTACTACAATCTGTAGTGATTACCAAACTGCACAGAACACCTGCACGCTAGCCAAACAGAGTGCTGCTTTTTCCTCGACCTAGAGGTCACCGTTTCACTCAGACAAATATGCTTAAGGATCAAGTAGAAACTGACAGGTGTAGCTTGCCACACTGCGTCCAACTGTTTCAAGGCTCCAACTATGATCGTAAACACATGAAGGAAATCAAAGTCCAAGCATCGGCGCACAACAGCAGCTATCCTCCTTCATCTGTCAGAGCATGGCAGCTAAACATTGCTGATTTTTCAAATTTCCACCTCAGCTCACAACGTCACAGATTACAGATCACAGACATAGAGCCAAAGTCAT from Xiphophorus couchianus chromosome 13, X_couchianus-1.0, whole genome shotgun sequence harbors:
- the LOC114156260 gene encoding ras-related protein Rab-25-like, with the translated sequence MGSDDSYNFVFKVVLIGESGVGKSNLLSRFTKNEFLHDSRTTIGVEFSTRTVQLDNFTIKAQIWDTAGLERYRAITSAYYRGAVGALLVYDISKHLTYESAERWLKELYDHADPHMVVMLVGNKKDLESLRTVPTEEAKDFADKKGLMFMETSALDSTNVEAAFNEVLTAIHKKVASREVTRGSISAVTLSSPLGLTREAQEERKGCCKSS